A portion of the Algimonas porphyrae genome contains these proteins:
- a CDS encoding ActR/PrrA/RegA family redox response regulator transcription factor, which translates to MSEYTLPDDTSLMILDDDAPFRTRLGRALEQRGFDVRTCETVFEAKHEVRNNPPAFAVLDMRLQDGNGMDVIDQLHDARPGSKMVMLTGYGNLATAVAAVKRGAVDYLAKPADADDVCKALLSEPGKAPEPPENPMSADRVRWEHIQRVYELCGKNVSETARRLNMHRRTLQRILAKRAPR; encoded by the coding sequence ATGAGCGAATATACGCTGCCCGATGACACATCACTGATGATTCTGGACGATGACGCGCCCTTCAGGACCCGTCTGGGCCGTGCGTTGGAGCAACGTGGCTTTGATGTCAGGACTTGCGAAACCGTGTTTGAAGCCAAGCATGAAGTTCGCAATAACCCACCTGCCTTCGCCGTCCTCGACATGAGACTGCAAGATGGAAACGGGATGGATGTGATCGACCAGCTGCATGATGCCCGGCCTGGTTCCAAGATGGTCATGCTGACCGGCTACGGCAATCTGGCGACGGCCGTGGCCGCCGTCAAACGTGGCGCGGTCGACTATCTCGCCAAACCGGCGGATGCAGACGATGTCTGCAAGGCGCTTCTATCCGAGCCCGGCAAGGCACCAGAGCCCCCGGAAAACCCCATGAGTGCGGACCGAGTGCGCTGGGAGCATATTCAGCGAGTCTACGAACTCTGCGGGAAAAATGTTTCCGAAACGGCGCGACGTTTGAACATGCACCGCCGAACACTGCAGCGAATTCTGGCGAAGCGCGCGCCCCGCTAG
- the lipB gene encoding lipoyl(octanoyl) transferase LipB, producing the protein MTSTGSGCGLEALRSDQRVDWHKATQPVAYPHALSQMEARAAAIADHVATEQVWLLEHPPLYTAGTSAKSGDLVQPDRFPVFKAGRGGQYTYHGPGQRVGYLMLDLRERGRDVRCFVSGVEQLVINTLSEFGVSGGRREGRVGVWVDMDDGTEAKIAAIGIRIRRWVSFHGLSINVDPDLSHFGGIVPCGISAHGVTSLKALGVTASMANVDAALKRNFETLFGPTFTA; encoded by the coding sequence ATGACTTCAACGGGCTCAGGCTGCGGGCTCGAAGCCCTGCGAAGCGATCAACGGGTCGATTGGCACAAGGCCACACAGCCTGTCGCCTATCCGCACGCCCTGTCGCAAATGGAGGCCCGCGCAGCGGCGATTGCAGATCACGTGGCCACAGAGCAGGTCTGGCTGCTCGAACATCCCCCGCTCTATACGGCCGGAACCAGTGCGAAGTCGGGCGATCTGGTTCAGCCGGACCGTTTTCCTGTCTTCAAGGCCGGGCGCGGCGGGCAGTACACCTATCATGGTCCGGGGCAGCGCGTCGGCTATCTGATGCTGGATCTGCGTGAGCGCGGGCGTGACGTTCGCTGCTTTGTATCCGGCGTCGAACAGTTGGTGATCAATACGCTGTCGGAGTTTGGCGTTTCGGGCGGACGGCGTGAAGGCCGAGTGGGGGTCTGGGTCGATATGGATGACGGCACGGAAGCCAAGATTGCTGCGATCGGTATCCGTATCCGCCGTTGGGTCAGTTTTCACGGTCTGTCGATCAATGTCGATCCGGATCTATCCCACTTTGGCGGGATCGTCCCTTGCGGAATTAGCGCGCATGGCGTGACGTCGCTGAAAGCGCTCGGTGTGACGGCATCGATGGCCAATGTGGATGCAGCATTGAAGCGCAATTTTGAAACGCTGTTTGGCCCGACCTTTACAGCATGA
- a CDS encoding DUF805 domain-containing protein — MIKTALYQLFVPSGRTNRRTFWITLAAFAGLVSLFKWGLFQHDTSGTFYFWGFLVWIIMLFCGLFAIYGKRLKDFGRSVLPIVGLLTAIIIVLIVIMLTNGGAEYFEAYSQYDRKATIDPEVRQAINERYEARMSGAAPLVTYSLSAMLIAFTAWVGLTKGDPQANRYGSPPI, encoded by the coding sequence ATGATCAAGACTGCCCTCTATCAGCTATTCGTCCCCTCGGGACGAACGAACCGCCGGACGTTCTGGATCACGCTGGCGGCTTTTGCCGGTCTCGTCAGCCTTTTCAAATGGGGGCTGTTCCAGCACGACACGTCTGGCACCTTCTATTTCTGGGGCTTTCTTGTCTGGATCATCATGCTGTTTTGCGGCCTGTTTGCGATTTACGGCAAGCGTTTGAAGGATTTCGGGCGGTCCGTGCTGCCGATCGTCGGTCTTTTGACCGCGATTATCATCGTTCTGATCGTCATCATGCTGACCAATGGCGGGGCTGAATATTTCGAAGCCTATTCGCAGTATGACCGCAAGGCGACAATCGACCCGGAAGTCAGACAGGCGATCAATGAGCGTTATGAAGCCCGCATGTCCGGCGCAGCCCCGCTCGTAACCTATTCACTCAGCGCCATGTTGATCGCCTTCACGGCCTGGGTTGGGCTGACCAAAGGCGATCCGCAAGCCAACCGATATGGATCGCCACCAATCTGA
- a CDS encoding DUF805 domain-containing protein, whose amino-acid sequence MGNLLFSPSGRIGPSAYMKGMIVLAVISAIISLIPMFSPSLGMILGFVSLILIIPFIFLGIKRSHDAGKSGWMVLTHILLYIGVAVALGFLLQAIGMGPSAEAEAAIEAASESADLGEVMRLSGELAQDQALPSAVASLVGTLVSAFLVNMFNKQDPGDNQYGPVPAA is encoded by the coding sequence ATGGGTAATCTTCTGTTTTCACCAAGCGGCCGGATCGGGCCCAGCGCCTATATGAAGGGCATGATCGTGCTGGCGGTCATCAGTGCCATCATCAGTCTGATACCGATGTTCAGTCCGAGTCTCGGCATGATTCTGGGGTTTGTCTCGCTGATCCTGATCATTCCGTTCATCTTTCTGGGCATCAAGCGCAGTCATGATGCTGGCAAATCAGGATGGATGGTGCTGACACATATCCTTCTTTACATTGGCGTCGCCGTTGCACTGGGCTTCCTGTTGCAGGCCATCGGCATGGGGCCGTCTGCTGAAGCTGAAGCCGCCATCGAAGCTGCCAGCGAAAGCGCCGATCTCGGCGAAGTTATGCGTCTTTCAGGGGAACTGGCTCAAGATCAGGCTTTACCGTCTGCTGTCGCCAGCCTTGTCGGAACATTGGTGAGCGCGTTCTTGGTCAACATGTTCAATAAGCAGGATCCGGGCGACAACCAGTATGGTCCCGTCCCTGCTGCCTGA
- a CDS encoding DUF6538 domain-containing protein, with protein sequence MLKEPASPCRFLQFLPVFGLQTGLQRNLQMGVMRALNQHLKRRGNRWFYVRRVPKAYAHFDKRGTVYKSLKTESLELARARRDALVEADDQYWRSVMASASNDTALALRAYKSAQRRAMAKGFVYTPVQDLADMATLAEIIDRLKAIPTDPVPDKKAADAVLCLVDRPSVKISQAMDIYVEEIAVSELLGKSDEQKKSWLKVKKRALANFIKI encoded by the coding sequence TTGCTGAAAGAACCTGCATCGCCCTGTAGGTTCCTGCAGTTTCTCCCGGTTTTTGGCCTACAAACTGGCCTACAAAGGAACCTACAAATGGGTGTGATGAGAGCCCTAAATCAGCATCTCAAACGACGAGGAAACCGCTGGTTTTATGTTCGGCGAGTGCCGAAGGCTTACGCTCACTTCGATAAGCGCGGCACAGTCTATAAGTCTCTCAAAACAGAAAGCCTCGAATTGGCCCGGGCACGCCGGGACGCACTCGTCGAAGCCGACGACCAATACTGGCGCAGCGTGATGGCCAGCGCATCGAATGATACAGCCCTCGCCTTGCGGGCATACAAATCGGCGCAACGCCGCGCCATGGCGAAAGGCTTCGTTTACACACCGGTACAGGATCTGGCCGACATGGCAACTTTGGCCGAGATCATCGATCGCCTCAAAGCCATCCCCACCGATCCCGTGCCGGACAAGAAGGCGGCGGATGCGGTCCTTTGTCTGGTTGACCGCCCCTCCGTGAAGATCAGTCAAGCCATGGACATCTATGTCGAGGAGATCGCCGTCAGCGAGTTGCTCGGAAAATCTGACGAGCAAAAGAAATCTTGGCTCAAGGTCAAGAAACGCGCTCTCGCCAACTTCATTAAGATCTGA
- a CDS encoding acyltransferase family protein — translation MSIATPIAEGTRLNHVQALRGLAALLVLLAHMAQVEIRGTDRTILPESFDWGMMGVDLFFVISGFIMVFVTRNWRENHLHDRLARVGEFLFARVTRIYPLYWIVTLALFMVWMLRPDMVFSSSPNEPQIFNTVFLVPAYAYPLLEVGWTLVYEMGFYLLFGLLLLAPARWRPWGLLAWAAITLTGNLSGWQTGSAIAFHAFNPLVFEFLAGAATGLIFLRIKGDRIYGAILLAIGLAGLFMWFFSAVPFQDGWPRVLCLTLPSCAVLLGAAWMDRAGLRAPRFMVHLGDWSYALYLTHLLTLVLVARLWRKAGLEDVPSIVLLVVMGVAAILVAALTYRLIERPLLTLAKASRKRLFKERPSAAPAAR, via the coding sequence ATGTCTATTGCAACTCCCATAGCCGAAGGCACGCGGCTGAACCATGTTCAGGCCTTGCGGGGTCTGGCAGCCCTACTGGTTCTGCTGGCCCATATGGCGCAGGTTGAGATCCGTGGTACGGATCGCACGATCCTGCCCGAAAGCTTCGATTGGGGCATGATGGGCGTCGACCTGTTCTTCGTAATCAGCGGCTTCATCATGGTTTTCGTAACCAGGAACTGGCGGGAGAATCACTTGCACGACCGGTTGGCCCGTGTCGGCGAATTCCTCTTTGCCCGCGTCACCCGGATCTACCCGCTGTACTGGATTGTGACGCTGGCGCTCTTTATGGTCTGGATGCTGCGCCCTGACATGGTATTTTCCAGCTCACCCAATGAACCGCAGATTTTCAACACAGTGTTCCTAGTCCCGGCCTATGCTTATCCATTGCTCGAAGTCGGGTGGACACTGGTCTATGAGATGGGCTTCTACCTTCTGTTCGGCCTGTTACTGCTCGCCCCTGCGCGGTGGCGACCATGGGGCCTTCTGGCTTGGGCTGCCATCACGCTGACCGGCAATCTGTCCGGCTGGCAGACTGGATCCGCCATCGCCTTTCATGCTTTCAACCCGCTGGTATTCGAATTCCTGGCCGGTGCCGCCACCGGGCTGATCTTTTTGCGTATCAAGGGGGACCGCATATATGGTGCGATATTGCTCGCAATCGGACTGGCCGGGCTCTTCATGTGGTTCTTCTCCGCCGTACCGTTTCAGGATGGGTGGCCCCGTGTCCTGTGCCTGACGCTGCCGTCTTGCGCCGTGCTACTCGGCGCGGCCTGGATGGACCGCGCTGGCCTGCGCGCCCCCCGCTTCATGGTTCATCTAGGCGACTGGAGCTACGCGCTCTATCTGACGCATCTGCTGACGCTCGTGCTCGTCGCACGGCTGTGGCGTAAAGCCGGTCTGGAAGACGTTCCGTCTATCGTCCTGCTGGTCGTTATGGGTGTGGCCGCCATTCTTGTCGCGGCCCTCACTTACAGACTGATCGAACGCCCCCTGCTCACTCTGGCGAAAGCCTCGCGCAAACGCCTGTTCAAGGAACGCCCGTCAGCAGCACCGGCCGCTAGATGA
- a CDS encoding fasciclin domain-containing protein: MTIKPLIAAALLATSAFAAPALAGDHKKKDTAVMGAMETGPNIVETAVSVDDLSTLVAAVKAADLVDALSGDGPFTVFAPTNDAFGALPAGTVDTLLKPENKAKLSKVLTSHVVAGSFDAASIIEMAEANGGKAKLTTLSGATLKAYVKDGNVYVKDEMGGKGKVAMADVTTSNGTVHVVTSVLLPK, translated from the coding sequence ATGACTATCAAACCCCTCATCGCCGCCGCCCTCCTGGCAACATCTGCATTCGCCGCACCTGCTCTGGCGGGTGATCACAAGAAAAAAGACACCGCCGTCATGGGCGCGATGGAAACGGGTCCGAACATTGTCGAGACCGCTGTTTCGGTCGATGATCTGTCGACGCTTGTCGCAGCCGTGAAGGCGGCGGATCTGGTTGATGCACTGTCTGGCGACGGCCCATTCACAGTGTTTGCCCCAACCAATGATGCGTTCGGTGCCCTGCCGGCCGGCACGGTCGACACGCTCCTGAAACCGGAGAACAAGGCGAAGCTGTCCAAGGTCCTGACCAGCCATGTTGTTGCTGGATCGTTCGACGCTGCGTCGATCATCGAAATGGCAGAAGCCAATGGCGGCAAGGCGAAACTGACCACCCTCTCAGGCGCGACGCTGAAGGCCTATGTCAAGGACGGCAATGTCTACGTGAAGGACGAAATGGGCGGCAAGGGTAAAGTCGCCATGGCGGATGTGACGACATCCAACGGGACTGTCCACGTTGTGACGTCGGTTCTGCTGCCGAAGTAA
- the nadA gene encoding quinolinate synthase NadA: MMGKELLNWEHGNWIGQTLEVPNGVCAVPGKDLDGYPKDLPYTDEVKAATDHLYEQVSDFIPEFEWPAYAPLVHAINTLKTQKNAVVLAHNYMTPDIFALVGDYRGDSLGLAIEATKTEADMIIQGGVHFMAETSKILCPDKRVFIPSMRAGCSLASSITGEDVRLIKQRYPGLPVVTYVNTSADVKAESDICCTSSNAVAIVEHIAAEWGVDKVIMLPDEFLAKNVARQTGIEIIAWHGRCEVHARFSAEDVRDMRAANPGVVVLAHPECPPEVVAESDFTGSTKAMSDYVGDRNPAKVILLTECSMSDNVAMANPTVDFVRPCNLCPHMKRITLENLYECLRDETNEVLVPEPMRAQAYEAVMRMINVSFPKEKGYFDPDSPIKDIQVI, encoded by the coding sequence ATGATGGGCAAAGAGCTCCTGAACTGGGAACACGGCAACTGGATCGGGCAGACGCTCGAAGTGCCGAACGGTGTCTGTGCCGTTCCGGGAAAAGATCTGGATGGCTACCCGAAAGACCTGCCCTATACGGATGAGGTCAAAGCCGCGACCGACCATCTTTATGAACAGGTTAGCGATTTTATTCCTGAGTTCGAGTGGCCCGCCTATGCGCCGCTCGTTCATGCGATCAATACGCTGAAGACACAGAAGAACGCGGTCGTCCTGGCGCACAATTACATGACGCCGGACATCTTCGCGCTGGTCGGCGATTATCGCGGCGACTCGCTGGGTCTGGCAATCGAAGCGACCAAGACCGAAGCCGACATGATCATTCAGGGCGGCGTGCATTTCATGGCCGAAACCTCCAAGATACTCTGCCCTGACAAACGGGTTTTCATACCCTCAATGCGGGCGGGCTGCTCACTGGCCAGCTCGATCACGGGTGAGGATGTGCGCCTGATCAAACAGCGCTATCCGGGCCTGCCGGTTGTCACCTATGTCAATACCTCCGCCGACGTGAAGGCGGAGAGCGACATTTGCTGCACTTCGTCCAATGCCGTGGCGATCGTGGAACATATCGCCGCAGAATGGGGCGTGGACAAAGTCATCATGCTGCCTGACGAATTTCTCGCCAAGAATGTCGCGCGCCAGACCGGAATCGAGATCATCGCCTGGCATGGTCGCTGCGAGGTCCATGCGCGCTTTTCTGCGGAAGATGTGCGCGACATGCGCGCCGCCAATCCGGGCGTCGTCGTGCTGGCCCACCCGGAATGTCCGCCAGAAGTGGTGGCAGAGTCCGATTTTACGGGATCGACTAAAGCGATGAGCGATTATGTCGGCGACCGTAATCCGGCGAAGGTGATCTTGCTAACGGAATGCTCCATGTCCGACAATGTCGCCATGGCCAATCCGACCGTCGATTTTGTCCGGCCCTGCAATCTCTGCCCACATATGAAGCGGATCACGCTGGAAAACCTGTATGAATGTTTGCGTGACGAAACGAACGAGGTGCTGGTCCCTGAACCGATGCGAGCTCAGGCCTATGAGGCTGTCATGCGCATGATCAATGTCAGTTTTCCTAAGGAAAAAGGCTATTTCGATCCGGACAGCCCGATCAAGGATATCCAGGTCATCTAG